The Streptomyces camelliae genome window below encodes:
- a CDS encoding winged helix-turn-helix transcriptional regulator encodes MTTDAFLADCRARLAFDLLSNTWNAVVLWALRDGPRRPVELRERIGGISSKVLTETLRRLQFNGLVDRQAHPDVPSRVEYQLTTLGRSLLAPIDAVGAWAFEHGDEVMAAQEAACTSALQPPPPTR; translated from the coding sequence GTGACGACCGACGCCTTCCTCGCCGACTGCCGTGCCCGCCTCGCCTTCGACCTGCTCTCCAACACCTGGAACGCCGTGGTGCTCTGGGCACTGCGCGACGGCCCCAGGCGCCCGGTCGAACTACGGGAGCGGATCGGGGGCATCAGCTCCAAGGTCCTCACCGAGACTCTGCGCCGACTGCAGTTCAACGGACTGGTCGACCGGCAGGCACACCCCGACGTACCCTCACGGGTCGAGTACCAACTCACCACTCTGGGCCGGTCCTTGCTGGCGCCCATCGACGCCGTCGGCGCATGGGCCTTCGAGCACGGCGACGAGGTCATGGCAGCCCAGGAAGCAGCATGCACGTCCGCCCTGCAGCCCCCTCCTCCTACTCGCTAG
- a CDS encoding dienelactone hydrolase family protein translates to MRFTSEQRLDDGVLEREFTLGEIPGTLWTPESAAPAPLILIGHNGGLHRRESRLVARARQSAAYGYAVAAIDAPGHGDRPRSAVDDQARADLRRAMQAGEPVDEIFESFVGPLVEKAVPEWRTTLDALLALPEIGGPVGYSGWTAVGIRLAVVEPRIAAAGFFAGGYVPRAQREEARQVTIPLLFLLQWDDEGNPRQRALDLFDAFGSQEKTLHANLGGHAGTPWFEVDDGGRFFARHLK, encoded by the coding sequence ATGCGATTCACTTCCGAACAGCGCCTCGACGACGGCGTCCTCGAACGCGAATTCACCCTCGGCGAGATCCCCGGCACCCTGTGGACACCTGAATCCGCCGCACCGGCCCCGCTGATCCTGATCGGCCACAACGGCGGCCTGCACAGGCGGGAATCGCGGCTGGTGGCCCGGGCCCGGCAATCCGCGGCGTACGGCTACGCGGTGGCCGCCATCGACGCCCCCGGGCACGGGGACCGGCCCCGTTCCGCCGTCGATGACCAGGCCCGCGCCGACCTCCGCCGGGCGATGCAGGCCGGCGAGCCGGTCGACGAGATCTTCGAGTCCTTCGTCGGCCCGCTGGTCGAAAAGGCGGTCCCGGAGTGGCGGACCACCCTGGACGCCCTCCTTGCGCTGCCCGAGATCGGCGGCCCGGTCGGGTACTCGGGGTGGACCGCCGTCGGCATTCGGCTGGCGGTGGTCGAGCCGCGCATCGCGGCCGCCGGTTTCTTCGCCGGGGGTTACGTGCCCCGCGCCCAGCGCGAGGAGGCCCGGCAGGTCACCATCCCGCTGCTGTTCCTGCTCCAGTGGGACGACGAAGGGAACCCCCGGCAGCGGGCCCTGGACCTGTTCGACGCCTTCGGTTCCCAGGAGAAGACGCTGCACGCCAATCTGGGCGGTCACGCCGGTACCCCGTGGTTCGAGGTGGACGACGGGGGCCGGTTCTTCGCCCGGCACCTGAAGTGA
- a CDS encoding MFS transporter yields the protein MNRPVPEERDEERPSARMGPWRFVVWFGTVSMLADVVYEGARSITGPLLASLGASSLVVGVVTGAGEAAALGLRLVSGPMADRTRRFWGLAIAGYALTAVSVPLLGVAGVLWAACVLVIAERVGKAVRSPAKDTLLSHATAATGRGRGFAVHEALDQIGALAGPLLVAGVLALTGNNYGPALGVLAVPGIAVLLLLFWLRARVPDPEAYEREVTGVMPATARASEGRLPRAFWTYAAFTAATTTGFATFGVLSYHLVERHLLSAAWVPVLYAGAMAVDAVAALATGWLYDRVGPRVLLALPVLTAGVVALAFTDTVAIAVAGSLVWGAAMGIQESTLRATVADLVPSGRRATAYGLFAGVVGAASLAGGALTGGLYGYSIPLLITVVVAVQVLAVALLAATRAGRRR from the coding sequence ATGAACCGGCCGGTGCCCGAGGAGAGGGACGAGGAGCGGCCGTCGGCGCGGATGGGGCCGTGGCGGTTCGTGGTGTGGTTCGGCACGGTCAGCATGCTGGCGGACGTGGTGTACGAGGGCGCCCGCTCGATCACCGGGCCGCTGTTGGCTTCGCTGGGCGCTTCCTCGCTGGTCGTGGGTGTGGTCACGGGTGCGGGGGAGGCAGCCGCGTTGGGGCTGCGGCTGGTCTCGGGGCCGATGGCGGACCGTACCCGCCGCTTCTGGGGCCTGGCCATCGCCGGGTACGCCCTGACGGCGGTCTCGGTGCCGTTGCTGGGTGTGGCCGGGGTGCTGTGGGCCGCGTGCGTGCTGGTGATCGCCGAGCGGGTCGGCAAGGCGGTGCGCTCACCGGCGAAGGACACGCTGCTGTCGCACGCCACCGCGGCGACGGGGCGGGGCCGCGGCTTCGCGGTGCATGAGGCGCTGGACCAGATCGGCGCGCTGGCCGGTCCGTTGCTGGTGGCGGGAGTGCTCGCGCTGACCGGGAACAACTACGGCCCCGCGCTCGGCGTCCTCGCCGTCCCCGGCATCGCCGTGCTGCTGCTGTTGTTCTGGCTGCGGGCGCGCGTGCCGGACCCGGAAGCGTACGAACGCGAGGTGACCGGCGTGATGCCCGCGACGGCGCGGGCATCGGAGGGCCGGCTGCCGAGGGCGTTCTGGACCTACGCGGCCTTCACGGCGGCCACCACGACCGGGTTCGCCACCTTCGGTGTGCTCTCCTACCACCTCGTCGAGCGGCATCTGCTGTCCGCTGCGTGGGTGCCGGTGCTGTATGCGGGGGCGATGGCGGTGGACGCGGTCGCGGCGCTGGCCACGGGGTGGCTCTACGACCGGGTCGGCCCGCGTGTGCTGCTCGCGCTGCCGGTGCTGACGGCGGGTGTGGTGGCGCTGGCGTTCACCGACACGGTCGCGATCGCGGTGGCGGGGTCGCTGGTGTGGGGGGCGGCCATGGGCATCCAGGAGTCCACGCTGCGCGCGACGGTCGCCGATCTGGTGCCCAGCGGGCGGCGGGCGACGGCGTACGGGCTGTTCGCGGGTGTGGTCGGTGCGGCGAGCCTGGCCGGCGGTGCGCTGACCGGCGGTCTGTACGGGTACTCGATCCCCCTGCTGATCACGGTCGTCGTCGCCGTCCAGGTCCTGGCTGTGGCGCTGCTGGCCGCCACCAGGGCCGGCCGACGGCGCTGA
- a CDS encoding COG4705 family protein: MSKVPVSKLPMVGVLFWTIKIVATTLGESVSNFVSMAPLNLGYATSALLFLAAFALTLTMQLRTDRFRPVVFWSVILTTSIVGTAMSDFMNRTAGLGYAGGATVLTTLLVLVLIGWRATGQTMDVERIATTKGEILYWTATLVSNTLGTSSGDFLSDGLGIGFRDSALVLGGAMLLILAAHYLSPISGTVLFWAAYVLTRPLGAVAENAVEKPVAQGGLGVGTTITSGALLAVLAILVGYQQLTHQKQTVTLEGPRAEGQADQRPEAAPWR, encoded by the coding sequence GTGAGCAAGGTCCCTGTGAGCAAGTTGCCGATGGTCGGCGTGCTCTTCTGGACGATCAAGATCGTGGCGACCACGCTGGGTGAGTCGGTGTCGAACTTCGTGTCGATGGCACCCCTGAACCTCGGCTACGCCACCAGCGCACTCCTCTTCCTGGCGGCCTTCGCGCTCACGCTGACCATGCAGCTGAGGACCGACCGGTTCCGGCCGGTGGTGTTCTGGTCGGTGATCCTCACGACCAGCATCGTGGGCACCGCGATGTCGGACTTCATGAACCGCACCGCCGGCCTGGGTTATGCCGGCGGTGCGACCGTGCTGACGACCCTGCTGGTGCTCGTACTGATCGGATGGCGGGCGACCGGCCAGACCATGGACGTGGAACGGATCGCCACCACCAAGGGTGAAATCCTGTACTGGACCGCGACCCTCGTGTCCAACACGCTGGGCACCTCCAGCGGTGACTTCCTCTCCGACGGCCTGGGCATCGGTTTCCGCGACAGCGCCCTGGTGCTGGGCGGGGCGATGCTGCTGATCCTCGCCGCCCACTACTTGTCACCGATCTCGGGCACAGTGCTGTTCTGGGCGGCCTACGTCCTGACCCGGCCCCTCGGCGCGGTGGCGGAGAACGCCGTGGAAAAGCCTGTGGCGCAGGGCGGCCTCGGGGTGGGGACCACCATCACCTCCGGCGCCCTGCTCGCCGTGCTGGCCATCCTGGTGGGCTACCAGCAGCTCACCCACCAGAAGCAAACCGTCACGCTGGAAGGTCCCCGAGCCGAGGGCCAGGCCGATCAGCGACCGGAGGCGGCTCCATGGCGGTGA
- a CDS encoding class I SAM-dependent methyltransferase, protein MPKPEPKRNRSSLRHKLRYALRHPDRISPYLRRAARDTWLGLRHRDHVAYYRAVMASDTARSPERAVGSGSQAGWLALGQMQFDYLIEHGLRPQDRMLEIGCGNLRAGWRFIDHLEPGHYYGIDISPDILLEAQRTLVHRGLQDRLPHLALVENLTLDFLPPGWFTVVHAHSVFSHSPLEVIDECLASVGRVLAPGGFFDFTYDRTEGPEHQVLREDFYYRTETLLSLAERHGLTARFMDDWERRPHGQSKIRVTHAVAV, encoded by the coding sequence ATGCCGAAGCCCGAACCGAAGCGGAACCGGTCCTCTCTGCGACACAAGCTCCGCTACGCCCTGCGGCACCCTGACCGCATCTCTCCCTACCTGCGCCGCGCCGCCCGGGACACCTGGCTGGGCCTCCGGCACCGCGACCACGTCGCCTACTACCGCGCCGTCATGGCCTCCGACACCGCGCGCAGCCCCGAACGTGCCGTAGGCAGCGGTTCGCAGGCCGGCTGGCTGGCGCTGGGCCAGATGCAGTTCGACTACCTGATCGAACACGGCCTGAGGCCGCAGGACCGCATGCTGGAGATCGGCTGCGGGAACCTCCGGGCGGGGTGGCGGTTCATCGACCACCTCGAACCGGGCCACTACTACGGGATCGACATCTCGCCGGACATCCTCCTGGAAGCACAGCGCACCCTCGTCCACCGAGGGCTGCAGGACCGCCTCCCCCATCTGGCCCTCGTCGAGAACCTGACGCTCGATTTCCTGCCCCCGGGCTGGTTCACCGTGGTGCACGCCCACAGCGTCTTCTCGCACTCGCCGCTGGAGGTGATCGACGAGTGTCTGGCCAGCGTCGGACGGGTGCTGGCCCCCGGCGGCTTCTTCGACTTCACCTACGACCGCACGGAGGGCCCCGAACACCAGGTGCTCCGTGAGGACTTCTACTACCGCACCGAGACCCTCCTGTCGCTGGCCGAACGGCACGGGCTGACCGCCCGTTTCATGGACGACTGGGAACGGCGCCCGCACGGCCAGTCGAAGATCCGGGTCACGCACGCGGTGGCGGTGTAG
- a CDS encoding HAMP domain-containing sensor histidine kinase: MFALSFACVTAATTLLGGFLSYNAAAQMVRVDQDDVFRGVVNDLHQQVAQRRLSPSDYFSVSPDRDSPRDDLSRRIRTDVQVLGRAGRVEERGFPALPVRAADRAAASHATAGHTIYYKARIEGDRYRVATVALGGGRGAVQVAQQYSDTEDLLRKLKDRTVELSAIVIVVAGLAGWWLARRIAGRLVRLPRVAEHVARTGRLDTEVPVTGQNEVGRLGRAFDGMLGRLAASEEIQRRLVQDAGHELRTPLTSLQANAALLDRIDQLPPQAKADLIADMKSETRELVNLVNELVDLAAGDRNAEQPTEITLGALAEDAAALTRRRTGREILIEADDTVVRARPDAVQRALTNLLENAAKFDHGGTEPIELAVKGTRVEVRDRGPGIAEADLPRVFDRFYRADSARSLPGSGLGLAIVHAVAVAHGGTAFAHNRAGGGAIIGFTLDPTSRVRRPRTAPAADSAATPR, encoded by the coding sequence GTGTTCGCCCTCTCCTTCGCCTGCGTCACCGCTGCCACCACCCTCCTCGGCGGCTTCCTCAGCTACAACGCGGCGGCCCAGATGGTGCGCGTCGACCAGGACGACGTCTTCCGCGGCGTCGTCAACGACCTTCACCAGCAGGTCGCCCAGCGCCGGCTGTCGCCGTCCGACTACTTCAGCGTCAGCCCCGACCGCGACAGCCCCCGCGACGATCTCTCGCGGCGCATACGCACCGACGTCCAGGTCCTCGGCCGTGCGGGCCGCGTCGAGGAACGCGGCTTCCCGGCGCTGCCGGTCCGCGCGGCCGACCGCGCCGCGGCCTCACACGCCACGGCCGGCCACACCATCTACTACAAGGCCCGGATCGAGGGGGACCGCTACCGCGTCGCCACCGTCGCGCTGGGCGGCGGCCGGGGCGCCGTGCAGGTGGCCCAGCAGTACAGCGACACGGAGGATCTGCTCCGGAAGCTCAAGGACCGCACCGTCGAACTCAGTGCCATCGTCATCGTCGTGGCCGGGCTCGCGGGCTGGTGGCTGGCGCGCCGGATCGCCGGGCGGCTGGTACGGCTGCCCCGGGTCGCCGAGCACGTGGCCCGGACCGGCCGGCTGGACACCGAGGTCCCCGTCACCGGGCAGAACGAGGTCGGCAGGCTCGGGCGGGCGTTCGACGGCATGCTGGGGCGGCTCGCCGCGTCCGAGGAGATCCAGCGTCGCCTCGTCCAGGACGCCGGGCACGAACTGCGCACCCCGCTGACCTCGTTGCAGGCCAACGCAGCCCTCCTGGACCGCATCGACCAACTGCCCCCGCAGGCCAAGGCGGATCTGATCGCGGACATGAAGAGCGAGACCCGCGAACTGGTCAACCTCGTCAACGAACTGGTCGACCTCGCCGCCGGCGACCGGAACGCCGAACAGCCCACGGAGATCACCCTGGGTGCCCTGGCCGAGGACGCGGCCGCCCTCACCCGGCGCCGCACCGGCCGGGAGATCCTCATCGAGGCCGACGACACCGTCGTACGAGCCCGGCCGGACGCGGTGCAGCGGGCGCTGACCAACCTCCTGGAGAACGCGGCCAAGTTCGACCACGGCGGAACCGAGCCGATAGAACTCGCCGTCAAGGGCACCCGCGTGGAGGTGCGCGACCGCGGACCGGGCATCGCCGAGGCCGACCTGCCCCGCGTCTTCGACCGTTTCTACCGCGCCGACAGCGCCCGCAGCCTGCCCGGCTCCGGGCTGGGCCTGGCGATCGTGCACGCCGTCGCCGTCGCCCACGGCGGCACGGCCTTCGCCCACAACCGCGCCGGCGGCGGCGCGATCATCGGCTTCACCCTCGACCCCACGTCCCGCGTCCGACGGCCTCGTACGGCACCGGCGGCCGACTCCGCCGCCACGCCCCGCTGA
- a CDS encoding ZIP family metal transporter, with protein sequence MSSANITLLGAIAGFTIYLGLPLGRLRTPTPRLKAGLNAVAIGILVFLVWDVLTHAWEPTDEALGKHDWGTVASGGLTLVAGLTIGLAGLVHYDGWIARRRKAAVDRAAAARSAGPGAAASAELAEAAPKVRSQASSLALMIATGIGLHNFAEGLAIGNSAAQGELSLAVLLIVGFGLHNATEGFGIVAPLAAEGERPSWLTLLWLGLIGGGPTFLGTVVGQHLVNDTLSIAFLGLAAGSILYVVIELLAVARKAGFKTLTTWCILLGLLLGFATDAVVTAAGA encoded by the coding sequence ATGTCCAGCGCGAACATCACCTTGCTCGGTGCCATCGCAGGCTTCACCATCTACCTCGGCCTGCCCCTCGGCCGCCTGCGCACGCCGACGCCCCGGCTCAAGGCGGGCCTGAACGCGGTGGCCATCGGCATCCTGGTCTTCCTCGTCTGGGACGTGCTGACCCACGCCTGGGAGCCCACCGACGAGGCGCTCGGCAAGCACGACTGGGGGACGGTGGCGTCCGGGGGCCTCACCCTGGTCGCGGGCCTGACCATCGGACTCGCCGGACTCGTCCACTACGACGGCTGGATCGCCCGCCGCCGCAAGGCCGCCGTGGACCGCGCCGCCGCCGCCCGGTCCGCGGGCCCCGGCGCGGCCGCCTCCGCCGAACTGGCCGAAGCGGCGCCGAAGGTCCGCAGTCAGGCGAGCTCGCTCGCGCTGATGATCGCCACCGGCATCGGACTGCACAACTTCGCCGAGGGCCTGGCCATCGGCAACTCCGCCGCCCAGGGCGAACTCTCCCTCGCCGTGCTGCTGATCGTCGGCTTCGGCCTGCACAACGCCACCGAAGGCTTCGGCATCGTCGCCCCGCTGGCCGCCGAGGGCGAACGCCCCTCCTGGCTCACCCTGCTGTGGCTCGGCCTGATCGGCGGCGGCCCCACCTTCCTCGGCACGGTCGTCGGCCAGCACCTCGTCAACGACACCCTGTCCATCGCCTTCCTCGGCCTCGCCGCGGGCTCGATCCTCTACGTCGTCATCGAGCTGCTGGCCGTGGCCCGTAAGGCCGGCTTCAAGACGCTCACCACCTGGTGCATCCTCCTCGGCCTCCTGCTCGGCTTCGCCACCGACGCCGTCGTCACGGCCGCGGGCGCCTGA
- a CDS encoding TIGR03767 family metallophosphoesterase gives MGGISRRRLVAGMAGAGAGVALWPGRAAARERALTRSAERAVRIGGTTLEQVAMPVGDGAYKRLVAGPGWPLVVRGELAGADGGRDARRAGLASFVQFTDLHLTDTESPVRFEYLARFNDSAHRPQETLTVRGASSLVERVNAVRQGPYTGLPFSFVMATGDNTDNHERIELDWYLTVMSGGRITPNSGDPGRYEGVQNSGSGMYWNPESGLQDAYKAKGLPLIPGLLSSAIRPFDAPGLSVPWYTTVGNHDDSIEGSLPDLGLLNDLYTGARKVEGCDDATARQLADALLHDPGEAVLLLGKLLAGGGALRTVTPDERRHPFTPAEFARAHLDPAHTGAGPVGHGFSQESADSGRLYYTFDLADNVLGISLDTTNRAGFADGSLGTAQLHWLESVLKANSGHWYDGDGHVVRGGSQSRLVVVFSHHTSGTMGNLLPDPYRLFEGRHSGAELVALLQRFPNVVAWVNGHTHTNQIIPHGHSIPERAFWEINTASHVDYPHHARIIEIADNHDGTLSLFTTLIESAAPYRTDFADTSDPGLAALYRELAYNDPYATPATRIGTAADHNTELLLTRPATT, from the coding sequence ATGGGTGGGATCAGTCGGCGTCGGTTGGTCGCGGGGATGGCCGGGGCGGGAGCCGGTGTCGCGCTGTGGCCGGGGCGGGCCGCGGCGCGGGAGCGGGCCCTGACGCGCAGTGCCGAGCGGGCCGTGCGGATCGGCGGGACCACGCTGGAGCAGGTGGCCATGCCCGTGGGGGACGGTGCGTACAAGCGGCTGGTGGCCGGGCCCGGGTGGCCGTTGGTGGTGCGGGGTGAGCTGGCCGGGGCCGACGGCGGGCGGGACGCGCGGCGGGCCGGGCTCGCCTCCTTCGTGCAGTTCACCGATCTGCATCTGACGGACACCGAGTCGCCGGTGCGGTTCGAGTATCTGGCGCGGTTCAACGACAGTGCGCACCGGCCGCAGGAGACGCTGACCGTGCGGGGCGCCTCGTCGCTCGTCGAGCGGGTCAACGCGGTGCGGCAAGGGCCCTACACGGGGCTGCCGTTCTCCTTCGTCATGGCCACCGGGGACAACACCGACAACCACGAGCGGATCGAGCTCGACTGGTATCTCACCGTCATGAGCGGCGGGCGGATCACTCCGAACAGTGGGGATCCCGGGCGGTACGAGGGGGTGCAGAACTCCGGGAGCGGGATGTACTGGAATCCCGAGTCCGGGCTTCAGGACGCCTACAAGGCCAAGGGGTTGCCGCTGATTCCCGGGCTGCTCAGCTCCGCCATCCGGCCCTTCGACGCGCCCGGGCTGAGCGTGCCCTGGTACACCACGGTCGGCAACCACGACGACAGCATCGAGGGCAGCCTGCCCGATCTGGGACTGCTGAACGACCTCTACACCGGGGCGCGGAAGGTCGAGGGGTGTGACGACGCCACCGCCCGGCAGCTCGCGGACGCCCTGCTGCACGATCCCGGTGAGGCCGTCCTCCTGCTCGGCAAGCTGCTGGCCGGCGGCGGTGCCCTCCGTACCGTGACGCCCGACGAGCGGCGGCACCCGTTCACGCCCGCCGAGTTCGCCCGCGCCCACCTCGACCCCGCGCACACCGGCGCCGGTCCCGTCGGGCACGGGTTCAGCCAGGAGTCCGCCGACAGCGGGCGGCTCTACTACACCTTCGACCTCGCCGACAACGTCCTCGGCATCAGCCTCGACACCACCAACCGCGCCGGATTCGCCGACGGTTCCCTCGGTACGGCGCAGCTGCACTGGCTGGAGTCGGTCCTCAAGGCCAACAGCGGGCACTGGTACGACGGTGACGGGCATGTCGTGCGAGGCGGATCCCAGAGCCGGCTCGTCGTGGTGTTCAGCCACCACACCAGCGGCACCATGGGGAACCTGCTGCCCGATCCGTACCGGCTCTTCGAGGGGCGGCACAGCGGGGCCGAGCTGGTCGCCCTGCTCCAGCGGTTCCCGAACGTCGTGGCCTGGGTCAACGGGCACACCCACACCAACCAGATCATCCCGCACGGCCACAGCATCCCGGAGCGGGCCTTCTGGGAGATCAACACCGCCTCTCACGTGGACTATCCGCACCACGCCCGGATCATCGAGATCGCCGACAACCACGACGGCACCCTCTCGCTGTTCACCACCCTCATCGAGTCCGCCGCCCCCTACCGGACCGACTTCGCCGACACCTCCGACCCCGGCCTCGCCGCCCTGTACCGCGAACTCGCCTACAACGACCCCTACGCCACCCCCGCCACCCGCATCGGCACCGCCGCCGACCACAACACCGAGCTGCTCCTCACCAGGCCGGCCACCACCTGA